GTTGCAGTTGAAACCGTTCTTTTTTTGCCCACTACGTTGTACTATGCTATGGACCAACGGATACGGAGGACAGAATTGGAAGCAAGCAGGCTTAATACCCCCGAATATCAGTCTCTTGTGCCTTTTCTTTGGGAATCTGGCGAGGGTTGATTATATACCATGGTCAACTGTCCCGGTAGATGGAAAGAAAAGTTGGGATGGAGATGACCTGGGGGGTTGTCAATTCATCCTTTGTTTATTCTGCTacgtttttttttctttttggaTGCGAAGAAGCGCCCTTTCAAGATTGCTTATGCTTATACTACGACCTAGTTACAAGTATTGGGACACTTGGACATTGCGTGGTGGTTGTTGAGCCATTACCGTCAGTCATTGTCTTGCGAATCAGCAGAATAGACAGTTGCATTCTTGATCCATCCAAACCTGTATGCGTGAATAAACTGGTATCCATTGTAAAGGGGCTTTCTCGGGCCATCTGTGACACTTCTTCGGCGCCGGACGGTGATGCCTGTCGACCTGTCAGGTGCTTTGGCCCGCCGAGGAGAAGTATATCCCGCGTTGTGGCGTGTCAGTTGCGCCGATACGGTGGGCTGGGATGCTTGCTCGCAGAGGACAATGGAATGGGTGGAATCAAGGTGATACAAGGGTGGAAAGCATCCCACGCGACATGCCGTGTCTCACCACAGGGAGCTGTCGGAATATatcatggtgatggtgttgacggGCAGTGGTGGGCGACGTCGGAGGGTTCTGGTCGAGTCGGAATCGAGGGAACTGGGGCTAAACGAAGGACTAGATGACTCACCGCTGGTTATGTTTATTTGAGGTGTTTAATGTCCTGCTTGTCTGTGACGCCGTCCAGGCTGAAAGTGAAGCTGTACAATCCATGTTTGTTGAAGGGGGAGGGAGTGAAGATGCAAATGCAGAGTTGGTAGATACAACGCCTCGGGGCGTGAAGCCAAGCACCACCATGTGTCAAAGAGCAGCTCGTCCCATCTTCTGGACCGGCATCATGTATCATGCCGCAGCGTTAAGCATATAATTGCTTATTCAAGCATTTGACTAAACTGCGAGTTTTGACGCTTCGTGGATTGATAGTCTGTGCAGTTTGATGTAATCTACAAATACATGGCTGGACCCTGTAGTCACCTGGTAAGTCGATATGCAGTATCACACACACAGACAAGAAGAAAACAAATGCTATATCCATGTGTGTAGGATTTGCTGCACCGTCACGGATAGAACGTGCCGAACACCATACATCATTTTCAGTGaggcttttttttccctctccctcAAACTACATTTCACACAAGTTTGCACTTTCAACCCGCCCTTGCTGCAGCGCTGGCGCACACACCGGTCGGCGGATGGGAGATGCCGACATGAGCGGGCGTCCTCGGTGAGCCAAGGTGATTCGTGCCCGCGTTTTTCACCTTTCATGCGGGAGGCGCCGTGGGGGATCATCTCCCCGGAGATGCTCGGTCAAGTTTTTGGGAAATCCGTTGTATTGAGGGGGATCGTCCTTTATCGTTTGCTAGAGGGTGATTGTGATGTTCTGTGGGAAAACACTACTGCAATGTAGGAAGAGAGAACATCGTGAGGGTGTGAAGATAGTGTACTTGGGCGGCTGTGGCGGGCTCAAGGTTTGGGTTGGACACATGGTGGACAATTCCTTTTGGTGACTGAACTTTAATGCTGAGATGCCATGCCGTTTGACTCGTGAAGACGTGGCATAGCGCCTTGTCATAGCGCAAACTATAGCTTGTCAGGGTCGTGGGTATTCCCGTGAGAACTACTCCGATGGGCTCCGGGTCGGGAGGGCCGGTCGGGGCCGGGACTGTGGGACCGAGACGGAGGTTGCGCCGAAGCCGAACGGGAGGCGCCGTAGGGCTGGAGGTTCGGGCCTTTTGAGAGTAAGATGACGGGCTGTCCCGGTGGCTTTCAAGGGATGCTCGGTGTAATGGGTCAtgtgatgatggaggatgaTTACGAATGATGGGCCCTGATGCTTTAGGGGTTCAAAACCATCTCTTCTTCGAGAAGATGACGAAATGGCCCGTGTTTCTTCTGCTACCAGGTCCGGAACCTCTGGAACCTGTCACGACCCGGAGCGGTTCCTTAATTAAACCTTGTCGTCTATTTAGAGCCAAGCGCAACGCTTTAAGCTTTTCTAGCTTCTAGAAGCCCGTTTCAGATACAACAGTACCAGTCCCGGCCCACAGGTTCAGTACAAAAGGCAGCTATTTTCCCTCCAATGGTTGCCATAATTTCGTGAGGACATGGTAGGATTGGTGAGGAATTCGTTCTTCATGTGCCGTATACGATGACGAAGCCTTGTAATTTGTTTCGGAAGCTTGGCAACTACCGAAGAAGCCGCCGGTAGATGAGCATGAGGGCATATATATCAGACGTCTTCTGTCCCTTGAGTGTCTCATCAATCAAGTCCTCTTCAGCTCGTTCACTACTGGATAGTGTTTGTTTTCTTGTCATTCATTCATTACTCTCGTTTGTACATATCACCCACAATCATTCGAAATGCGTGCCGCAGCCTTCTTCGCTCTCGTTTTCTCCGCTGTCTCGGCCACTCCTCTCGGCCACCGTTTCCACACCTACTCCAAGGCCAGCAACTCTTGCGCCGTTGTCTTTGATGGCCGTGTCCCCGCCAATGCCTCTCTGACCGACTTTGATACCGAGAACGGCGGTGGCTGGAACCCCTTCAACCCTGGCTATGTCAAGGGGAACAACATCTCTTGGTCTGAGATTCTTCTGCTTCCCAAGAACACGCCTCGATCTCGATTCGATGCTGTCTCTCGGACTGTCCCTCTTGAGGTCACCATCAGTGATGAGAGCATTTTTATGCAGCAGCACGGCTTCCGTCGTGCCGGTCTGCAATTTGCCAAGGACGACAATGAGAAGAGCCCTGCTTCTGAAGGCGTAAAGACACTTCACTTCAGCATTCTGCAGGACGAGAGCCGGCCTCTCAACCTCAGCCATGAGTACCTGGTGAGACAATTGACGCAAAAAGTGCAAACAACAGAGCTGACGGTGAACAGAATGTCTGGCATGAGGCGGGTGACTACTCCAGCAACCAATTCAACTTTGAGGCCGGTACCATCATCGGCCAGGACCTGCCCAAGGACACCTGGAAGCTTCTCGACCGCACCAACAAGCAGATCTGGTCCACTCCTATCCTCAAGGACGTGTGGCAGAACTTTGCCATCACGCTCGACTTTGACAAGAAGTATGTCTCACCCTGAGACTGTATTGTTGTTTCTTTTTGTTTGCTGACCGGTCGCAGCACCATTCAAGCCTGGTACTCGGAGGGCCGCAAGCCCCTCCGAGCCGTCACGGAGCCCATTTCCAACGATAACTCTGGACGGGGACAGTACCAGATTGGTATCCTGAAGAAGCCTACTGGAACGGATGACGTTGTCAACTCTGGCTTCCAGGAGAGTGATCTCGACGAGGGATTGATCTATGGCGGTATCTTTATTGAGGACAGCAAGGACGGCTGCGTGTCTGCGTAATCAGGGCTGGCATTTGGCCCTCTTGCTCAGCTGTCGGTGGAAACGAGGCTCTCGTAGCCACCACATTGATGAGACAACAAGGGTCTTGCCCAAAGCCTCGACTGCAGATCATAGCGGTTCGTCATAGACAGAGTGTATTGGCAGATACTGAATGACCCACCCCCGCATGATTCTTCTGTGGTTGATAAAGAAGCAATAATATTCCTCTAATCTGACCTATCACTCGTCAAGCAAGGGCCCGCGATGCCTGTTATTGCCGAAGCCATCTGAGCCCAGGCCCCTTGGCGAGAGAAGGCGGTTGTGTTCTGTCTCGTAGAGTTGACAGCAAGTGTGGAGAGTGTCACGTATGCAACCCACAAGGCTGCGTAACCGGCGGCCGTTTACATTGACTCACTCAGGCTGTACTCTGATGCATGAAGTGGTCATTGACATGGAGCTACTGGTGTTGAAGTCTCGGGTTGAGGCTATGTCTCGGGGTTTTGTCTATGGGGACCACCAAGAAGTGAACGAGGCTCTGGAAGGACTCGTATGAGAATCGCGATTCATACTGTTAAGACTGATCCCAACGTGCGTCAAGCATGCCTTTGTCACACAAACCCCGCTCTACATCTCTGAGCTGAGCACTGTATATTGCACATTTTGCATGCAGGGGGATATAACCGAGTCCCCAGGTCAACCTGAACTCACGGCGACCATGATCCTGTCGTCATGGCTCGATAACAACACGATCTTGAATCTGTTAATCATTTATACTGAtcgggagaagaagcagacaaACTAAATACTACGATAAGCGAATAAAGACAATGAAGCAGTCGTCTATTGAGATCTCACAACTCCCCTGCGAGGCCCGTGCGAGGAGGCGGCTCTGATCTCAACTACACACTATGTACGAAGTACCTGAAAATCGGTAGTCGAGACGAGGTACGTAGCGATTTCAGGGAAGCAATGGTGACATGTCATGTGGCTTGCTGTGCGGGCTGAGAAAAGAGGTTTCCCCTCCCGGGTATTGTCCCTGAACACTCAGAGCCTGATTTCGAGTTACACAATCTGCAGAGGGATGGGATATCGGATAGATACCTACATGATGCCAAGGATTAAAGCGATATCAAGCCCGTCAAGGTGCTTGGTTGGTTGGACTCGCAGCGGCAAGGACAATACGGCTGCGTGTCAGCATTTCTGAATAGTCATTTGTTTCGGATAGGGGCTTTGTTCTGGACCGCAGAAGGTGGTGGACAGGGCCCTCTTCCGAAGGGGCGAGACAAGGTCACGTAAAGATGAGTGCATCGTGTGCCTGGCCCGGGTTCATGATTGCACGGAACAGGATAGGGCCAAGGTTGTTGGCTGAAAAGCGGTTCGCACGGACTGTCTCAGAAGttgctgaggaagaagaaaatatAGCTCGGCGAGATACGTGGCACTACACCACCTTGGGCCACAAGCGACACTGGAAGAGCTAGAAGTAGTGCTAGTTGTATTATCAAAAGAGGGTCCGTCTTGTTAAGTTGCAGACTCTTGATAAATTAAAGTTGAACGAGAGCATTCGACGACTGAACTGGCGTTctgttatttcttttctcgtctcgtctcgcttCACCAACCCAACAGCCGAAACCCAAGACGCGGCCCGCTTCCCTGGTCAGCTCGCCACCCTCGTCTGGACAATCCTATCATATCCGAGAGCCAACATGCAAGGCGTTTTTGTTTGCTTGAACGTGCAAATGCGCTGTCGTAACGCGGCTTACAGTAGCATAAGACATGGATGGTGGATGGGAAACCCCGCACAGGAGAAgagaagacaagacaagagagaACTTGAGTTGGGCGCCCATCCTGATAAATTCTGCCCTTTTTCTTCACCCTTGCCTCtaatcatcaacaacaatcCACAAGCTACTACTTCACCCTCTTAGTTTGTACTATTACCCACTACGGAACCAACTACAGACAACATGACCCTGGGCGTCGCCCCGCCTCTCGCTGGCAACGCCGGCATCGCAGGCGCCCTCAAGGCCTGCCTCGACATACTCTCAGATGTCTCCTGCCTCAAGGCTCTGGAGAGCGATTGGCCCCTTCTCCAGGCCAAGCTCGACATCGAGAGAACCCTGCTCCTGCAGTGGGTCGATATGGTTAAGCTCCTTGAAGAGGACTACGACCACTaccttgatgagcttgacaCCCATCATCAGATCTTTGAGCTACTACACAACACCCAGGCTATGCTCATGGACAAGGCGCAGCTCAAGAGCCGCTTTAATATCATGACCTATGAACAAGAGGACTCGCTGCCTGATGCGACCTATCTCAACAGCTACTTCATCCTCAGCAAGTCGCGCATGGAGAAATTCAACAGCGACTTTACCCGTCGGAAGCTTCGCGTGCTGCGACTTCCGGACAACTTACCGTCGACGACCAGGCTTTTACGGGTCGCCAGCGACCCTGTAGGTTTCGAAAAGTTCCTTGAGCACGTCAGACAGCTCGTCAATGCCCTCAACAAACTCGGCTACAGACCCGACTTCCTCGAATGCACGGCAGAGATGGCGAAGAAGGACGTCAGGAAGTGCAAGACCATGGATGACTTGCGCATGGTGCGCGACGCCTCCAAGGAAATCAGAATTACGATTGCtcgcgaggccgaggagctcaTTGTCTTTATGGCGCGGAAAAGAGTCTTGAACAATCTCTGGTTTGATGGCATGGacgagaggaagatgaagctgCAGGATCCTCACCCTGGGACTTTTCAATGGTCTCATGCGCCACAACAGCCTGACGTCGGGTGGGATAGTCTCGCCGATTGGTTAGAGTCAGGATCCGACATCTACTGGGTCTGTGGGAAAGCTGGTGCAGGCAAGTCAACCTTTCTCAAGCACGTCTTCAACCATCCCGAGACCAGGAGGCGTCTGGATGCCTGGGGAGGTGAAGAGACCGTCTCTCTGGGATCCTACTTCTTCTGGAAGATGGGAAAGGTCCTTCAGAAATGCCGAGATGGTATGGCCAGGGCAATCCTCTATCACATCCTCGACGAGATACCCAGCGCCATCCCCGCTCTTGTGCCCACCCTGTGGCACTACGCCTACGAAGGATGTCTCTTCGAATCCCACGAGTCGCTTCCTCTTCCGTCCGTGGCGGACGTGAGAATTGCCTTtgagaagatggccgaggACGGCGTTCTCGACAGACGTTTCTGCTTCATCGTCGATGCCTTGGACGAGTATGCCGGCGACGCGGCCAGAGCAGTCGCCTTTGTCCAGAAGCTCAGCAAATCGCCCAAGATCAAGTTGATCGTGTCGAGCAGGCCCAATCCCGTCTTTGTCGAGTCCTTTGCCGACGCGCCAAAGCTCCATCTTGATCAGCTCACCGACGGGGACGTTCTGCAATATGTGCAGGACAAGACTGATTCCCATCGGTACATGAGAACCCTGCGAGATGTAGATGAAACCATGGCCCTGATCCTCGTCGAGAGACTTGCTGAAAGGGCATACGGTATCTTTTTGTGGACTGTCCTTGCTACCAAGGTTTTTCTTCAGGGGTTCGACGCATTTGAAGCCTTCTACGAGCTTGAGCAACGCATTGAGGACATACCAGATGATCTCGAGGACCTGTACGCGCACATGCTCAATCAGGTGGATCTCCGCTACCGCGAGCAGGCAGCCAAGATTCTCCGTATCTGCTACAGAAGCAAGCAGTCGCGAAgcgccgaggccgagcaTGGACGGATCTGGACCGTCGGCTTGGCCGCTGTCGACGGGAACGGCCTTGACTTTGAGAACTTTGAGCTTCATTCGGAGAGAACCCTCCAGTCGCGTCACAGACAGTGCTTGGCCCTCGAGCACCGCCTTGCCAGCCGCTGTGGTGGACTCTTGGAGGTTATTCGGGGTGAGGGGGATGACTTGACCAAGTGTTTCTGCGGAACACCAGAGTCGCACCCTCACCATGACATCTTGATTGACTCTTCGATCGAGTTTGTTCATCGAACTGTGTTTGAGTGGTTCAGTCGGCTTGATTCATGGGCCCTTTCAAGCTTGGAGCTTCAAGACCACAACTTCAACGCAGATGCAGCTCTCGCCTCCATGTCCTGGCAGCAATGCCGAATAGCTCAAGAACTCGGGGCTACATTCGGCAGAGCAGATACCGACATGTCAAACTGCTTGCTCTACGTGGGACGAACAGACATGTTCAGCCCCCAGTTCACCAACACCATGCTCATGAGGATCCACGACCTCGTGGCCGAGACTCGTCGCAAGCGCGGCCAAAACTGGCACTTTAGCTTCTGCTGCAACGCCGACGGCGAAGTGACGGAGCGCCTCGAGACACTCTACTTTGCCGtcggcatgggcatggtCAACTTTGTCAAGTACTACCTGGAGCAAAACCCCGACGGGGAGACCATGGCCGAGCTGGAGGTCAAGCACTCGATGAGGTGGTGGAAGGTCGCCTCGGATCGCAACCTGATCGCTCACTTTCTGGAGCCGTACTATGAGACGATTCAGCAACTTCCTCCTCAGGGGCCTATGTTGCTGTATCTGGCTACGTCTGGATGTTACGTGCCGAGCGACGAGTTGAAGTATTATATCAGGTCTGAGCCTCTGGGCGGGTTTGCCGCCTTGAAACTCGCTCAACAAATCTTCTAGGGTCAGGAGGAAGAGTTtcgacaaaaaaaaaaaaaaaggagagaGATTCGGCGAAAGAGCACAACTgcaaaaaacatacaacagcggggattcgctggtcgtcaccgacccaactactaatccgcccctcactggcttatctatgggagagcggacgggatcccgagttttccagtgggtatggtcgtatgtggaAGGGTGATGGCCTAATGGCGAAGATGTTGTTgagttggcgatggtggGGTTTCCTTTCGTTTTTCCTTTCGGTTTCTGAGTGTGTTAATTGGGGGCGTTTTTTACTTCGATTTGTCCGTgtgttatatatattttttggGGGGTTCATGTGGCACACTGGTTGCTGCTGATTGGACCCCTCACATGGCTTGGGTTATGGCCTCGACATGCCCCTCACGACGATTTCCTTGATGACAATTTCTTTGGGAATGGATTTTGGAAAGGATTCGGGAATGGGCTTGGGATTGGGCTTGGGAATGGGTTATGAGGAAAAGATGGTCAAGTTAAATGAATGAGTCAGGAATCGGGGATGGTTTGGTCTCGATTGACGCTGGGAGACGGTTATTACAGGACGTCGAGATGTCGCGAGATGTtccagcatcatcaaccacCCTTCCACTCGTTTcggagaaatattattataatataatattaaaaaaaaaaaatgtctCGGGCGCACGTGTGAATGAATGATTCCGAGTTGCAGTACTCGATGACACTGAGTCGCCAGCGCTGCAGATCCCTAGAGCCGTCTGGAGTACTTCCTCATTTCAGTGGCAGCCAGCAGTTGCATTCGCTTGTAATCGGCGACTCGGTGTCGCATCACAGCACGCTGGCCAATGTAGACGGCAGACTCAATCAAGCAGCGGTTCGGGAACGGATGAACTTATTGAGGGAGATGAATCAGCTCCAGCCCTCTTCCGAGAACGAAGCCATTGTCCATCCCGAGTTCTCCCAAGAGTCCACCAGTCATCTCTCCTAGATCAAGCCAACATGCTAGAGCACAGCAGTGGTAAGAGTTGAAACGTCGGTATCCCACTTGGAACTTATACCCAATATGGCCGATCGATGACTAAAGTTGTCTGTCAGCGACTGAGCTGACCAGCGTCGTATGCCCGTTGGCGAGAGTACTTATGTATCAATCAGTTAACGTTAGTTTCCTAAACGGACAGGAACCACATTTTCGAACCTGTCGACGGCAAGGGTCTCCGTGAATTTGCATGACAAACGTGCTCATCCTTCTTACTGAACTGGACTAGTTATGCTCGGGGTTTGGGGGTTGAGGCACGCATGGCGTCAAGACTGCGGTGTGCTCGTGTAAGCCGGGGCCGACACTTTCCAGATGGGAGCCAAACGTATGTTTTTCGGTACCTTATTGAATCCGATCTCGTTATTTTTTTGATTGGGATGAATAATACTTGGGATCTATCTGCCTGATAACATAGACGAACTACAGCATTTTGGCTTAAAAGGTCTCGGATAGTCGCCAGTATGCCAGAGTGTTTTCCAGATCATCTTCCAACATCATAGCTCCATACTCGCCTCTAAAACCACCCCCAATCCATCAAGGCTAGTTCCTCTCATTGTACAATGTCTCGCCAAATTAAGAATGTTGCTCTTGCCGGGGTGGGTAATAGACTTGCTATTATGGCTTCCAATATGAGCTAACCTACGCATCTCAGGCATCTGGCAGTTTGGGTTCGGTCATCCTGCACACTCTTGTCAGAACCGGTGGCTTCAATGTGACTGTTCTTTCTCGAAGGGCCTTGAGTGATGTACCCTCGGGGGTTGCCGTGCAGGTGGTCGATTTCGGATCCGCTTCAGCCTTGACCGAAGCCCTCAAGGATCAGGATGCCCTCATCGATGCCACTTCGGCGACTGACCCTTCTGTGGCCATCCGCTTGACGGATGCCGCTGTCGTGGCCAGAGTTTATAGAATGATCCCATCCGAGTTTGGTGTGGACCCGGCCAATGCCAAAGCGCGAGGCCTGGCTGTCTTCcaaggcaaggccaaggccctggAGCACATCCAGAAGCTTGCCGACGACGGCAAGATTACCTGGACGGCCATCTCTAACAACTCCTTTCTCGATTGGGGTCTTCGCACGAAATTTCTCTCCATCGACCTTGAGAACAAAAGCATCAGCTACCTGAACGGCGGCAACACGGTCGTTCCGAATACCACTGTCGCTTCGGTGGCTACAGCTGTTGCAAACGTTCTCTCCAAGCCCCAAGAGACCAGAAATCGAATCTGCTACATCTGCAACAGACAAATGACGCAGAGGGAGCTCGCGAATCttgccaagaaggctctAGGCGACCAAggctgggaggaggaggatttgGATATGAACCAGGTGTTTGAAAAGGCCATGGCTCAGCTACAGGCTGGCCAGGTAGAC
The window above is part of the Fusarium falciforme chromosome 3, complete sequence genome. Proteins encoded here:
- a CDS encoding HeLo domain-containing protein; the protein is MTLGVAPPLAGNAGIAGALKACLDILSDVSCLKALESDWPLLQAKLDIERTLLLQWVDMVKLLEEDYDHYLDELDTHHQIFELLHNTQAMLMDKAQLKSRFNIMTYEQEDSLPDATYLNSYFILSKSRMEKFNSDFTRRKLRVLRLPDNLPSTTRLLRVASDPVGFEKFLEHVRQLVNALNKLGYRPDFLECTAEMAKKDVRKCKTMDDLRMVRDASKEIRITIAREAEELIVFMARKRVLNNLWFDGMDERKMKLQDPHPGTFQWSHAPQQPDVGWDSLADWLESGSDIYWVCGKAGAGKSTFLKHVFNHPETRRRLDAWGGEETVSLGSYFFWKMGKVLQKCRDGMARAILYHILDEIPSAIPALVPTLWHYAYEGCLFESHESLPLPSVADVRIAFEKMAEDGVLDRRFCFIVDALDEYAGDAARAVAFVQKLSKSPKIKLIVSSRPNPVFVESFADAPKLHLDQLTDGDVLQYVQDKTDSHRYMRTLRDVDETMALILVERLAERAYGIFLWTVLATKVFLQGFDAFEAFYELEQRIEDIPDDLEDLYAHMLNQVDLRYREQAAKILRICYRSKQSRSAEAEHGRIWTVGLAAVDGNGLDFENFELHSERTLQSRHRQCLALEHRLASRCGGLLEVIRGEGDDLTKCFCGTPESHPHHDILIDSSIEFVHRTVFEWFSRLDSWALSSLELQDHNFNADAALASMSWQQCRIAQELGATFGRADTDMSNCLLYVGRTDMFSPQFTNTMLMRIHDLVAETRRKRGQNWHFSFCCNADGEVTERLETLYFAVGMGMVNFVKYYLEQNPDGETMAELEVKHSMRWWKVASDRNLIAHFLEPYYETIQQLPPQGPMLLYLATSGCYVPSDELKYYIRSEPLGGFAALKLAQQIF
- a CDS encoding NmrA domain-containing protein, with protein sequence MSRQIKNVALAGASGSLGSVILHTLVRTGGFNVTVLSRRALSDVPSGVAVQVVDFGSASALTEALKDQDALIDATSATDPSVAIRLTDAAVVARVYRMIPSEFGVDPANAKARGLAVFQGKAKALEHIQKLADDGKITWTAISNNSFLDWGLRTKFLSIDLENKSISYLNGGNTVVPNTTVASVATAVANVLSKPQETRNRICYICNRQMTQRELANLAKKALGDQGWEEEDLDMNQVFEKAMAQLQAGQVDWQVMGDIVRYSISTLGYVNRLEKTDNELLGVEEMSDEEVIALMKEIANEKTSA